One genomic window of Anaerolineae bacterium includes the following:
- a CDS encoding endo-type 6-aminohexanoate oligomer hydrolase, with translation MNKSRITPTSIKGIRVGHAHDEEALTGCTVILCEQGAVGGVDQRGGAPGTRETDALHLVHLVDVVHAVVLAGGSAFGLDAASGVVRYLEERGVGFNTGVAKVPIVPAAILFDLNIGNPKIRPDAAMGYQACLNATTDEVEEGNVGAGMGATVGKILGIGQAMKGGLGCAGMEIGGGVLVSAVVAVNAFGDIIDPQSGQIIAGARSLQKVGLRIGTKGTFADTLEVMKSFVGRSILSFASRGHTVIGCVVTNARLSKEQITKVAQMAQDGIARAVRPAHTMLDGDTIFALATGEKKADVNIVGAFAAEVFAQAIVRAVRQAKPVAGLPVALP, from the coding sequence ATGAATAAATCACGCATAACTCCCACTTCCATCAAGGGCATCCGCGTCGGTCATGCCCATGATGAAGAAGCGCTTACCGGATGTACCGTGATCCTGTGCGAACAAGGCGCTGTAGGGGGAGTGGATCAGCGAGGCGGGGCACCGGGGACGCGCGAAACCGATGCCCTTCATCTTGTTCATCTGGTTGACGTTGTCCATGCTGTCGTTCTGGCAGGCGGTTCAGCTTTTGGACTGGACGCTGCGAGCGGCGTGGTGCGCTATCTGGAAGAACGCGGCGTCGGCTTCAATACCGGAGTGGCAAAAGTCCCCATTGTGCCAGCCGCCATCCTGTTTGACCTCAACATCGGCAACCCCAAAATCCGACCCGACGCGGCGATGGGGTATCAAGCCTGTCTCAACGCCACCACGGATGAAGTGGAAGAGGGGAACGTGGGGGCAGGCATGGGGGCAACAGTCGGAAAAATTCTTGGCATCGGGCAAGCCATGAAAGGCGGCCTTGGTTGTGCCGGAATGGAAATCGGCGGGGGCGTGCTGGTCAGTGCCGTTGTCGCTGTAAATGCCTTTGGTGACATCATTGACCCGCAAAGCGGTCAGATCATTGCCGGCGCCCGCAGCCTTCAGAAGGTAGGGCTAAGAATTGGTACAAAAGGAACCTTTGCCGACACCCTCGAAGTAATGAAAAGCTTCGTTGGTCGTTCGATTTTGTCTTTTGCCAGCCGCGGTCACACCGTGATCGGCTGTGTTGTCACCAACGCCAGGTTGTCCAAAGAACAAATCACCAAAGTTGCCCAAATGGCTCAAGATGGGATCGCCCGAGCGGTTCGTCCAGCCCACACCATGCTCGACGGGGATACAATCTTTGCGCTTGCTACAGGAGAGAAGAAGGCAGATGTTAATATTGTCGGCGCATTCGCGGCCGAAGTATTTGCCCAGGCTATCGTCCGGGCTGTTCGGCAGGCAAAACCCGTTGCGGGTTTACCGGTTGCTCTGCCTTAA
- a CDS encoding Choline kinase, whose amino-acid sequence MTLTLEEAIQRVPFLRDAKEIKTTVLKGGITNNNYRIDADGKSYMLRITGESTDLLGIRRDVEYASNKAAGLLGVAPEVLYFIEPEGYLVTRFINGKHIPPEEMNKEYNIRRVARKLRLYHRNAPPVDGEFNVFRRVEWLTKVSKEHGAKFPFDFDWIMQKMREVEEALLKDPYIPTPCHDDLLNLNFLDEDVPGEKGELKILDWEYAGMGDIFFDLGNYCHHHRFSDDQVRILLQEYFGEVTPKNFARTKLMWCMSEIHEAMWGTTQTRISKLDEDFQGYADLWFGRFREDITDYRYEQWLKDVAAK is encoded by the coding sequence ATGACTCTAACACTTGAAGAAGCAATCCAAAGGGTTCCGTTTTTACGAGATGCAAAAGAGATCAAAACCACCGTCTTAAAAGGTGGGATTACCAATAACAACTATCGCATTGATGCTGATGGCAAATCCTATATGTTGCGGATTACGGGCGAAAGCACCGACTTGTTGGGTATCCGCCGCGATGTGGAATATGCTTCGAATAAAGCGGCTGGTTTACTTGGCGTTGCCCCGGAAGTTTTGTACTTCATTGAACCCGAGGGTTATCTGGTTACCCGCTTTATCAATGGGAAGCATATTCCGCCCGAAGAGATGAATAAAGAATACAATATTCGTCGTGTGGCTCGAAAATTACGTCTCTATCATCGCAACGCACCGCCGGTGGATGGCGAATTTAATGTCTTCCGCCGCGTTGAGTGGTTGACGAAGGTTTCGAAAGAACACGGCGCGAAATTTCCTTTCGATTTCGATTGGATTATGCAAAAGATGCGTGAAGTCGAAGAAGCCTTGCTGAAGGATCCATACATCCCTACCCCCTGTCATGACGATTTGCTAAACTTGAACTTTCTCGACGAGGATGTGCCGGGCGAAAAAGGCGAACTTAAGATCCTCGATTGGGAATATGCCGGCATGGGTGACATCTTCTTCGACCTGGGTAATTACTGCCACCATCATCGCTTCAGTGATGATCAGGTGCGCATTTTATTACAGGAATATTTTGGCGAGGTCACGCCAAAGAACTTCGCGCGCACCAAGCTGATGTGGTGCATGTCCGAAATCCACGAGGCGATGTGGGGGACGACCCAGACCCGCATTTCGAAGTTAGACGAAGACTTCCAGGGATATGCAGATCTGTGGTTTGGGCGTTTCCGCGAGGACATCACCGATTATCGCTATGAACAGTGGTTAAAGGACGTCGCTGCCAAGTGA
- a CDS encoding Histidinol-phosphate aminotransferase gives MSPVEDYFVPWIKGVPMYISPHIELAWRNPSLARMMSNENPIPPSENVLAAIEKYARVANRYMDQGLLVRSKIAELNGLPGPENVLLGNGSSEIFDMVFRSFVAPGEEVIQQTPCFGIYKLRCTVVGGKLVSTSMVYKDKQILFDADAILNAITPKTKVIVVAHPNNPTGNFMDEKDIIRIAETGIPFIVDEAYIEYSGMNLERSMVKLVKDYKNVIISRTLSKAYGLAGLRFGYALGDRDVIMQIAATLIPWNVSTIAMWAALAALEDRESLRQRVEFNRREIEFYKQSLADIPGLVVYDSYGNYMLFDGTDTGKPGNDMIKYAEQHGIILRGQEEIFGRNGWWRVTIGTHEENEKLVRLAHEFYAQ, from the coding sequence ATGTCCCCAGTTGAAGATTATTTTGTCCCCTGGATCAAAGGTGTGCCGATGTATATCTCACCGCACATCGAGCTTGCCTGGCGGAATCCGAGCTTAGCTCGCATGATGTCCAATGAGAACCCCATCCCGCCTTCGGAAAATGTATTGGCTGCGATTGAGAAATATGCCCGCGTTGCCAACCGCTATATGGACCAGGGTCTCTTGGTGCGCAGCAAGATCGCTGAATTAAACGGTCTGCCGGGGCCTGAGAATGTGTTGTTGGGCAACGGTTCCTCGGAAATCTTCGATATGGTCTTCCGCTCTTTTGTTGCACCAGGAGAGGAAGTCATTCAACAAACACCCTGTTTTGGGATTTACAAACTGCGCTGCACGGTTGTAGGCGGGAAGCTGGTCTCAACCTCAATGGTCTACAAAGATAAGCAAATCCTCTTTGATGCGGATGCCATCCTCAATGCCATTACCCCCAAGACCAAGGTTATCGTCGTTGCTCATCCCAACAACCCAACCGGCAACTTCATGGATGAAAAGGATATTATCCGTATCGCCGAGACGGGTATTCCGTTCATCGTCGATGAAGCTTACATTGAGTACTCCGGGATGAATCTGGAGCGCTCGATGGTTAAGCTGGTGAAAGATTACAAGAACGTGATCATCTCGCGCACGCTATCGAAAGCCTACGGTTTAGCCGGTTTGCGTTTTGGTTACGCGCTGGGTGATCGCGATGTGATCATGCAGATTGCGGCGACCTTAATTCCGTGGAACGTCAGCACGATTGCAATGTGGGCAGCGCTTGCAGCCCTTGAAGACCGAGAATCCTTGCGCCAGCGGGTGGAGTTCAACCGCCGTGAAATTGAATTTTACAAACAGTCCCTGGCAGATATTCCGGGCTTGGTTGTCTACGATTCCTATGGAAACTACATGTTGTTCGATGGCACCGATACGGGTAAACCCGGTAACGATATGATCAAATATGCCGAACAACATGGCATCATCCTGCGTGGTCAGGAGGAAATCTTTGGGCGCAATGGCTGGTGGCGAGTGACCATCGGCACTCATGAAGAAAACGAAAAGCTGGTGCGCCTGGCGCACGAATTCTACGCCCAGTAA
- a CDS encoding YlxP-like protein, with the protein MTVGLLSLHILIPGCRSLKEKRSRIKPLIARLRKEFNVSVAEMDYQDTWQEALLMVATVSNHQDHSQRSLQAVTDWIERCWPDVTIVNDTYEFL; encoded by the coding sequence ATGACCGTTGGACTCCTCTCCCTTCACATCCTGATTCCCGGATGCCGATCCCTCAAAGAAAAGCGTAGCCGGATTAAACCTCTGATCGCTCGCCTGAGAAAAGAGTTTAATGTCTCGGTTGCCGAGATGGATTATCAGGATACCTGGCAAGAAGCCCTCTTAATGGTTGCAACCGTCAGCAATCATCAAGATCATTCACAACGCTCATTACAAGCAGTTACTGATTGGATCGAACGATGCTGGCCAGATGTAACCATAGTCAACGACACCTATGAATTTCTTTAA
- a CDS encoding 3-oxoacyl-[acyl-carrier protein] reductase: MDLKLTGLRALITGASRGLGFATAQKLAAEGVHLAINSRNEENLKQAASQIEQRTGVRPLTIAGDVTQKESAVQVVQKAMDALGGLDLLTTNAGGPPPAKFEEIDDNLWQNAFELCLMMHVRLIRAALPALRQSKAASVVTFTSYSAKQPIPNLILSNTLRAGVLGLTKSLSQEYGADGIRFNSVLPAWIETERVIALMENRAQINQTSVELEIQKQAQQSVFGRMGTAEELANAVVFLLSPLSSYITGVMLTVDGGMYKALY; the protein is encoded by the coding sequence ATGGACCTTAAACTTACCGGATTGCGTGCCCTGATCACCGGAGCCAGTCGCGGCTTAGGCTTCGCAACTGCCCAAAAATTAGCCGCTGAAGGGGTACACTTAGCCATCAACAGCCGCAATGAAGAAAATCTTAAGCAAGCTGCCTCACAAATCGAACAACGAACCGGCGTGAGACCGCTAACGATTGCCGGTGATGTAACTCAAAAGGAAAGTGCGGTACAGGTCGTTCAAAAAGCCATGGATGCCTTGGGAGGGTTAGACCTGTTAACCACCAATGCTGGCGGACCTCCGCCGGCGAAATTTGAAGAGATCGACGACAACCTGTGGCAAAATGCCTTCGAGTTGTGCTTAATGATGCATGTGCGCCTGATCCGCGCCGCTCTACCTGCCTTGCGTCAGTCGAAAGCCGCCTCGGTGGTAACCTTCACTTCCTACTCTGCCAAACAACCCATCCCTAACCTGATTCTCTCCAACACCTTGCGCGCAGGTGTGTTAGGTTTAACCAAAAGCCTTTCCCAGGAATATGGCGCCGATGGTATCCGGTTCAATTCTGTATTACCAGCCTGGATCGAAACCGAACGGGTGATTGCCCTGATGGAAAACCGTGCCCAGATCAATCAGACCAGTGTAGAGTTAGAGATTCAAAAACAGGCTCAGCAGAGCGTGTTCGGACGAATGGGAACAGCCGAGGAACTGGCGAACGCGGTCGTATTTCTTCTCTCTCCGCTTTCATCGTATATCACCGGGGTGATGCTCACCGTGGATGGCGGAATGTACAAAGCCCTCTATTAA
- a CDS encoding HD-hydrolase domain: MSGETILIVEDNQVLRDGIREILAVEGYHVLCASNGKEALEEMATFNPDLILSDIAMPEMDGFEFLRAVRSRPEWVTIPFLILTARGEKDDVLIGKSLGAEDYLVKPLTRQELLTAVHARLSRAQEIKLAQLHKAYEDSLTALANAIDVRDPYTRGHVERVTAYAQVIAQQMGCRDGLIEQIRFGSILHDIGKIVIQDEVLLKSAPLTEDEWQRMRQHPITGAEMIKDITYLAAAAPIIRHHHERWDGSGYPDGLKGEEIPLGARIVAVADSFDAMSIDRPYRDGRALEEAYQEILRCSGTHFDPQVVKAFQRAWALNKIQAIYASTRTSVPSLDST, encoded by the coding sequence ATGAGCGGTGAGACAATTTTGATTGTCGAAGATAACCAGGTATTGCGGGATGGCATCCGCGAAATTCTAGCCGTGGAGGGCTATCACGTCTTATGTGCATCAAATGGAAAAGAAGCCCTGGAAGAAATGGCGACGTTTAATCCCGATCTGATTCTCTCGGATATCGCTATGCCGGAAATGGACGGCTTTGAATTTCTACGCGCAGTTCGTTCCCGCCCTGAATGGGTTACTATTCCTTTCCTGATTCTCACCGCCCGAGGCGAAAAGGATGATGTGCTTATTGGTAAATCCCTGGGGGCAGAAGATTATCTCGTCAAACCTCTTACCCGCCAGGAACTGCTGACCGCGGTTCACGCCCGCTTGAGTCGCGCCCAGGAGATTAAACTCGCCCAATTACACAAAGCTTACGAAGACAGCCTGACCGCTCTTGCCAATGCAATCGACGTACGCGATCCCTACACCCGGGGTCATGTTGAACGGGTTACAGCTTATGCCCAGGTAATTGCACAACAGATGGGATGCCGTGACGGGCTGATCGAGCAAATTCGTTTCGGTTCAATCTTGCATGATATTGGCAAGATCGTCATTCAAGATGAAGTATTATTGAAATCTGCGCCACTGACGGAGGATGAATGGCAAAGGATGAGACAACATCCCATTACCGGCGCAGAGATGATCAAGGATATTACCTACCTGGCTGCGGCAGCGCCGATCATCCGTCACCACCACGAACGTTGGGATGGCAGCGGCTACCCGGACGGCTTGAAAGGAGAAGAAATCCCTTTAGGCGCCCGTATCGTTGCTGTGGCTGACTCCTTCGACGCGATGAGCATCGACCGCCCCTACCGGGATGGGCGCGCTCTGGAAGAGGCCTATCAAGAGATCCTAAGGTGTAGTGGCACACACTTCGATCCGCAGGTGGTCAAAGCCTTCCAGCGCGCCTGGGCACTCAACAAAATCCAGGCGATTTATGCCTCGACCAGAACCAGCGTCCCTTCTTTGGATTCGACATAA
- a CDS encoding Lipoate-protein ligase A, with translation MQTTWRLIITPSARGAWNMAVDEAILDAIGKELVPPTLRLYSWQPPCLSLGYAQPISDVNLPALLSNGWDLVRRPTGGRAILHTDELTYAVIGPPQEPRLQGSVLESYQRLSQALLKALDLLHIPAQAKPLSSPTPTATSALSGSPASASHMPEHPNPVCFETPSNYEILANGKKIIGSAQARRKDGVLQHGSFPLYGDLSRILQVLTFPDEKSRQEAKIRLNQHATTAEEVLGEPLSWQAAANAFILAFEQTLELRFVKADLSGFEIARAEALYHEKYTSLSWNHRI, from the coding sequence ATGCAGACAACCTGGCGACTGATCATAACGCCCTCTGCCCGCGGGGCATGGAATATGGCCGTGGACGAAGCCATTCTGGATGCGATCGGCAAAGAACTCGTTCCACCCACTTTACGCCTGTATAGCTGGCAACCCCCCTGTCTGTCCCTCGGCTATGCGCAGCCTATTTCGGATGTTAATCTGCCCGCTTTGCTCTCTAATGGCTGGGATCTGGTCAGACGTCCTACCGGAGGTAGAGCAATCCTTCATACGGACGAACTGACTTATGCTGTCATCGGTCCTCCGCAAGAACCCCGCTTACAAGGCAGCGTTCTGGAGAGTTATCAGCGTCTCTCGCAAGCCTTGCTCAAAGCCCTGGATTTGCTGCATATTCCCGCTCAGGCTAAGCCACTATCTTCACCCACCCCTACCGCGACTTCTGCGCTTTCTGGGTCACCTGCTTCTGCATCCCACATGCCCGAGCATCCCAATCCAGTCTGTTTCGAGACCCCTTCGAACTATGAAATCCTTGCCAATGGAAAAAAGATTATCGGAAGTGCTCAGGCGCGACGCAAGGATGGTGTTTTACAACATGGCTCTTTCCCTCTCTATGGAGACCTTTCCCGTATTCTTCAAGTATTGACCTTTCCAGACGAAAAATCTCGTCAGGAGGCAAAAATCCGGTTAAACCAGCACGCCACCACGGCCGAAGAAGTGCTGGGTGAACCTTTAAGCTGGCAGGCGGCCGCCAATGCCTTTATTTTAGCATTCGAACAAACCCTCGAACTGCGCTTTGTAAAAGCCGACTTAAGCGGCTTCGAGATCGCCCGCGCAGAAGCGTTGTATCACGAAAAATATACCAGCCTGAGTTGGAACCATCGGATTTGA
- a CDS encoding 1-acyl-sn-glycerol-3-phosphate acyltransferase, with amino-acid sequence MVLKEQLSAILSKLFCAILFLMSDSELRQAILEEFYHLLGIENHPWLQRAVMALMRKPLDRFIDIALQFDALAQTEGFGSAARRVLPRFVRGLYVGGLENIPVEGPLLIASNHPGAVDSLLIPACVPRKDLCILASGLTFFRKLPSLQRFLIFTPRQGSGRALAARQAIRHLQSGGALLIFPSGGVDPDPSFHSEARLYLEKWSESISLFLRRVPQTMVQTVICSHVLLERYFRHPLTRFGKTLRQKFVIAEYVQMAEQLVRRQRERIMPYLLFGEAMRGSELLEAEPSAPLRVVIQAAQQLLEQHMNIQKERFTNLLEAGEANWLPASWQERV; translated from the coding sequence ATGGTCCTGAAAGAACAACTCAGTGCTATCCTCAGCAAACTTTTCTGTGCTATACTTTTTTTGATGAGCGATTCGGAACTGCGTCAGGCAATCCTGGAAGAGTTTTATCACCTGCTGGGCATCGAAAACCACCCCTGGTTGCAACGAGCGGTCATGGCGCTCATGCGAAAGCCCCTGGATCGATTTATTGACATCGCGTTGCAATTCGATGCCCTGGCACAAACAGAAGGATTTGGTTCAGCCGCGCGTCGGGTGCTGCCGCGTTTTGTGCGCGGTCTATATGTGGGCGGCCTGGAGAACATCCCGGTCGAAGGGCCTTTGCTCATCGCGTCAAATCACCCTGGGGCAGTGGATAGTTTACTCATTCCAGCCTGTGTGCCGCGAAAAGACTTATGCATCCTGGCTTCTGGGTTAACGTTTTTCCGCAAATTGCCCTCTTTGCAAAGATTTTTGATCTTTACCCCGCGACAGGGAAGTGGGCGGGCACTGGCAGCTCGCCAGGCGATCCGTCATCTTCAGTCAGGAGGTGCCTTATTAATCTTTCCGAGCGGTGGGGTGGATCCAGATCCTTCGTTTCATAGCGAGGCTCGTCTTTATCTGGAAAAATGGTCAGAAAGTATTAGCCTTTTTCTGCGTCGCGTTCCCCAGACCATGGTGCAAACGGTTATTTGCAGTCATGTTCTCTTAGAGCGATATTTTCGCCATCCGCTGACGCGCTTTGGAAAGACCTTGCGTCAGAAATTCGTCATTGCTGAATACGTTCAGATGGCAGAACAACTTGTCCGCCGCCAGAGAGAGAGAATCATGCCCTATCTCTTGTTCGGGGAAGCCATGCGGGGGAGTGAACTTCTAGAAGCAGAACCCTCTGCGCCGCTTAGGGTAGTCATTCAGGCTGCCCAGCAGCTTCTTGAGCAGCATATGAACATCCAGAAGGAACGTTTTACGAATCTACTCGAAGCTGGAGAGGCAAATTGGCTTCCAGCTTCCTGGCAGGAGAGGGTGTGA
- a CDS encoding amino acid transporter — MADLKGKSREEIIKQDVKDLHRLGYAQQLFREMGGFSNFAISFSIISILTGAMILYGYGLKFAGPIINTVGWPIVALFTLTVAASMAELASAYPTAGGLYYWAHRLGGKRWAWVTAWLNMLGQITITAGIDIAASIYIVGMVVRMLGIPSDAPVPLFGTADSWGFYLFVMVIIMIPQILINAFGIRLTALLNDFSVYWHIGGVAIIAILLFFFGKTHQPFSFGFTSVTTVNPLDASSAEFPDGTVAPALVVGNLVLHSPLFNLIPGLENLYRAAPFALVFVLAFLQAQWTFTGYDASAHVAEETVMARLNSAWGVFLSVAVSAVVGYIILLALTYSIPDIAATATDDYPVLYIAYYNLSKFLADIIAIIVAGGMWLCGLSSITSMSRMWFAFARDDGMPGSGFIKQIHPKYRTPINSILVTCIIAFLLTVYAAAYYVVTSISTIALYLAYGIPIYLNWRNKRKKQGEYTTPETAPWNLGKWGPFINVIAFIWIGFITILFVLPPNELTLWTMVALGVFMVIYWQLGPKHWFEGPKKASEEELRRIEEELERIIARGDD; from the coding sequence ATGGCTGATCTAAAAGGAAAATCTCGTGAAGAGATCATCAAGCAAGACGTCAAAGACCTGCACCGCTTAGGATATGCTCAACAACTGTTCCGCGAAATGGGGGGATTCTCAAACTTCGCAATTTCATTCTCGATTATCTCTATTCTGACCGGTGCCATGATCCTCTATGGATATGGCTTGAAATTTGCTGGTCCGATCATCAACACTGTGGGCTGGCCAATTGTGGCGCTCTTTACCCTCACGGTGGCAGCCTCAATGGCTGAGCTGGCATCCGCTTACCCAACTGCAGGTGGCCTTTACTACTGGGCGCACCGCCTGGGTGGTAAACGTTGGGCATGGGTGACCGCATGGTTAAACATGCTGGGGCAGATTACGATTACCGCAGGGATTGACATCGCTGCCTCGATCTATATCGTCGGTATGGTTGTCCGAATGCTGGGTATTCCGAGTGACGCGCCGGTGCCTCTCTTCGGTACAGCCGACTCCTGGGGTTTCTACCTGTTCGTGATGGTGATCATCATGATCCCTCAAATCCTGATCAATGCCTTCGGTATTCGGTTAACGGCTTTGCTCAACGATTTCAGCGTTTACTGGCACATTGGTGGTGTGGCGATCATTGCGATTTTATTGTTCTTCTTCGGTAAAACCCACCAACCCTTCTCTTTCGGCTTCACGTCAGTTACCACGGTGAATCCCCTGGATGCCTCTTCGGCGGAGTTTCCGGATGGCACGGTTGCTCCGGCGCTGGTGGTTGGTAATCTCGTTCTGCATAGCCCTCTCTTCAACCTTATCCCCGGTCTGGAGAACCTATACCGCGCTGCTCCCTTCGCCTTAGTGTTCGTGCTTGCCTTCCTCCAGGCACAATGGACGTTCACCGGCTATGATGCTTCGGCGCATGTTGCGGAAGAGACCGTGATGGCTCGTCTGAACAGCGCCTGGGGTGTTTTCCTGTCTGTGGCAGTCTCTGCGGTGGTGGGTTACATCATTCTGCTTGCCTTGACCTACTCGATTCCGGATATTGCTGCAACGGCAACCGATGATTACCCCGTGCTCTATATCGCATACTATAACCTGAGCAAATTCCTGGCAGACATCATCGCCATCATCGTGGCGGGTGGTATGTGGCTCTGTGGCTTGTCATCGATCACCAGCATGAGCCGCATGTGGTTTGCCTTCGCCCGAGATGATGGCATGCCTGGATCGGGATTCATCAAGCAGATTCACCCGAAGTACCGCACGCCGATTAACTCCATTCTGGTCACCTGTATCATCGCTTTCCTGCTGACCGTTTATGCTGCTGCCTACTACGTCGTCACCTCGATCAGCACCATTGCGTTGTATCTGGCTTATGGCATTCCAATCTACCTGAACTGGCGTAATAAACGCAAGAAACAAGGCGAATATACAACCCCCGAGACGGCTCCCTGGAATCTGGGCAAGTGGGGTCCCTTTATCAATGTGATCGCCTTCATCTGGATCGGTTTCATCACCATCCTGTTCGTCCTGCCGCCCAACGAGTTGACTCTTTGGACAATGGTGGCGTTGGGTGTCTTTATGGTGATCTACTGGCAACTGGGACCCAAGCACTGGTTCGAGGGACCAAAGAAAGCCTCCGAGGAAGAACTACGGCGCATTGAAGAGGAATTGGAAAGAATCATTGCGCGCGGGGATGATTAA
- a CDS encoding Transketolase, with translation MTEYTKLDQLVATTLRMLSIDGVQKANSGHPGLPLGAADIATVLWGHYLKHNPANPRWFNRDRFILSAGHGSMLLYSLLHVFGYPMPLEELQRFRQWESATPGHPEYDPQRGVEMTTGPLGQGISTAVGIALAERILAARFNKPDFPIIDHYTFVLASDGDLMEGVSHEAASLAGHWGLGKLIVFYDDNHISIDGPTELAYSDDVLTRFKGYGWHTQRANGHNFASIDKALKAALAETERPSIIACRTHIGYKSPKQDDAGVHGAPLGEENVLKTKKAFRWPLEPAFYVPPEIKPYVDEVKARGQKAQQAWDTLWERYQRQFPEEAQQLQRFMQGELPQGWEKALPQFPSDKPLATRVASGKVLEAIAPQLETLIGGSADLTPSNNTKPKEAKIIKRGDFSGSYIHFGVREHGMGTIMNGLALHGFRPYGGTFLVFSDYMRPAIRLAALMGLPVIYVFTHDSIGLGEDGPTHQPVEHAMALRAMPNLVVIRPADANETAVAWKVALERKDGPTALLLTRQGVPVVTTDGQGLERGAYVLAEAEDGKPQVILVASGSEVALALGARQELAKEGIAARVVSMPSFELFDQQSPEYQRSVLLADVPTVAVEAGVSLGWYKYLPAKASVVSLERFGASAPDKVVFAQLGFTVERLVSEVKQLL, from the coding sequence ATGACTGAATATACAAAACTCGATCAACTCGTCGCAACAACTCTGCGCATGCTCTCTATCGATGGCGTCCAGAAAGCCAATTCCGGTCATCCTGGCTTACCCCTAGGAGCAGCAGACATTGCGACAGTCTTGTGGGGGCATTACCTGAAACATAATCCAGCCAATCCGCGCTGGTTCAATCGCGATCGCTTCATCCTCTCCGCCGGGCACGGTTCCATGCTGCTTTATTCCCTTTTGCATGTTTTCGGATACCCGATGCCCTTGGAGGAATTGCAGCGTTTTCGCCAGTGGGAAAGCGCCACACCAGGCCATCCAGAATACGATCCGCAGCGCGGGGTAGAGATGACTACCGGCCCGCTGGGTCAGGGAATCTCTACCGCGGTTGGAATTGCGCTTGCTGAACGAATTTTGGCAGCTCGATTCAATAAGCCGGATTTTCCCATTATTGACCATTACACCTTTGTGCTTGCCTCCGATGGCGACCTGATGGAAGGAGTCTCGCATGAGGCCGCATCCTTAGCCGGTCATTGGGGTTTAGGGAAATTGATCGTATTCTACGATGACAACCACATTTCGATTGACGGACCAACCGAGCTTGCCTATAGCGATGATGTGCTCACCCGTTTCAAAGGTTATGGCTGGCACACCCAGCGGGCAAACGGGCATAACTTTGCCTCGATTGATAAAGCCTTGAAAGCAGCACTGGCAGAAACCGAACGACCATCCATCATTGCTTGCCGCACCCACATCGGCTATAAAAGCCCGAAACAGGACGATGCCGGTGTCCATGGCGCGCCTTTGGGTGAAGAGAATGTGCTCAAGACCAAGAAGGCTTTCCGTTGGCCGCTCGAGCCAGCTTTTTATGTGCCGCCAGAGATTAAACCTTACGTTGACGAAGTAAAGGCGCGCGGTCAAAAAGCCCAGCAAGCCTGGGATACTTTGTGGGAGCGCTATCAGCGCCAATTCCCAGAAGAAGCCCAACAACTTCAGCGTTTCATGCAGGGTGAGCTTCCACAAGGTTGGGAAAAGGCATTGCCGCAGTTCCCAAGCGATAAACCTCTGGCGACCCGCGTCGCTTCTGGTAAGGTATTAGAAGCCATAGCTCCGCAGTTAGAGACTCTGATTGGTGGTTCGGCTGATCTGACGCCGAGCAACAATACCAAACCAAAAGAAGCAAAAATCATTAAACGCGGCGATTTTAGCGGTTCGTATATTCATTTTGGCGTTCGTGAACACGGGATGGGGACGATTATGAATGGGTTAGCGTTGCATGGATTTCGTCCCTATGGTGGCACTTTCCTGGTGTTCTCGGATTATATGCGTCCTGCAATTCGCCTGGCGGCTTTGATGGGTCTGCCGGTGATCTATGTTTTCACCCACGACAGCATTGGCTTAGGTGAGGATGGGCCGACTCATCAACCGGTGGAACATGCGATGGCTCTGCGAGCGATGCCGAACCTGGTCGTCATTCGTCCGGCAGATGCCAATGAGACCGCCGTTGCCTGGAAGGTTGCCCTGGAGCGTAAGGATGGCCCGACGGCTCTGTTGCTCACCCGGCAAGGCGTACCCGTCGTTACTACGGATGGTCAGGGTCTCGAACGCGGTGCCTATGTGCTTGCTGAAGCTGAAGACGGAAAACCCCAGGTAATCCTTGTTGCGAGTGGCTCAGAGGTGGCTTTAGCCCTTGGAGCACGCCAGGAACTGGCAAAAGAAGGGATTGCGGCGCGGGTGGTTTCGATGCCGAGTTTCGAATTGTTCGATCAACAATCACCGGAATATCAACGCTCGGTTCTGCTTGCTGATGTTCCAACCGTGGCAGTTGAAGCGGGTGTTAGCCTGGGTTGGTATAAATATCTACCGGCTAAGGCTAGCGTGGTTAGCCTGGAGCGCTTTGGCGCCTCTGCGCCGGATAAAGTCGTTTTTGCCCAACTGGGTTTCACGGTTGAACGCCTGGTCAGCGAAGTAAAACAGCTTCTCTGA